CCATGGTCTGCCACTCTCCCTGGCCGACCGACGGGCAGCAGCCGAGCGGATCGTGACCTCGCACCCGCACCTTTCCGACCGGGCGATCGCGCGGACCGCGGGGCTGGGTGCCAAGGCGGTGGCGGCGATTCGCCGCCGGGTGGCTGAGACCGCGGATGGACCGCAGGTGCAGGCGAGGGTCGGTCGGGACGGCAAGGTCCGTCCGCTGAACAGCCTGGAAGGGCGCCGTCGGGCCGCGGAGCTGCTGGCCGAGCGCCCGGAGGCCTCGCTGCGCGAGGTCGCCAGGCTGGCCGGGATCTCCCCGGCGACGGTCAGCGATGTCCGGCGCCGGCTGGCGGCCGGGGAGGCGTCGGCCACCGAGCAGGCGGGCGACGGCGCCATGGGCGTGGTGATCCCGGCCCAGCGGACCCAAGCGACCATGGCCCAGCATATGCGGCTGATGCGGTCCGACCCGGCCACGGTGCTGGAGAAACTGCTGCGCGACCCGTCGCTGCGCCACAAGGAGGAAGGCCGCCAACTGCTGCGCCTGCTGCAGCAGAACGCGATGGGGGCCAATGAATGGTCCGAGCTCACCGAGGTCGTGCCCACGCACTGTGGTGCCCTGGTGGTGGACCTTGCCCGGCAGTGCGCCGAGACCTGGCTGGAGTTCGCGCAGCAACTGGACCAGCGGGTTCGCGCGGTGGGCCAGGCCGCGACCGGCTGACCGAGTGGTGCCGGGCCCGTCGTGGCGGTCACACGCGGGCCCGGCACGGACCGGCAGGGCAGCCGGTGGGGCGCTGCTGTCATGCGGCGCGGATCAGGACGAGCGACCCGTTGAGGTGGGGCTGTTGCCACAGGTGGCCGTGCCGCTCGTCCCAGCTGCCGGAGGCAAGGGCCTGCTCTTGCTGGTAGGCGGTTTCCTGGCAGGACAGGCCGTACACGGTCGCCGCTGGTGGCCGTCAATGCGATCGCCGGCAGCCGGCGGCCCGGCAACCGGTCGACCGCGGTAGGCGGCCGTGTCAAGGCGAGCGGTCGGCTGGGCCCGCCGAGTGGCCAACTCCTCAATTCACACGATGAGTTCGTCGATCTCCGTGCGGTACTCGGCCATCGAGGACGGGCAGTCGTCCACCGCCGCGGCCCCGGGGGCCAGGCAATCGAGGAACGGCCGGCCACTCCGCCGGAATCCCCAACTCGCATAGCAACAGGCCGTCAAATCAGGGCTGTTGACGAGTGATGGCTTGGCATCGGATCGAGCGATGCGGTCCCGCTCGCCGGCGACCGGATGTTCAACCGATGGCGTGCGGCAGTTGGACACCCGCGCGCACTCGTCGGGGACCGCACACCCTTGTATTCCAGCACCCCTGAACCATCTGGGTGTTCAGGGTCAGCGTGCACTTTGCCACTTACCGAGGGACGGGGGCTGGGGCATAGTGGTCGCCGGGCCCCGCCATGATCCCTAACGCCGACGCAACCGATGCCGCTGATGAGCGCTTCGCGAGCAGTCCGGCCTGGACGGCGACGCGAGGCGGCCGCATCTCGGCTGAGGTAGGAGTCGGAACGGTGCGCCGCACCCCGGAACAACAGTGACTGACGGAGCAGCAGCCTAGGGGAACAGCATGGATTTCGATCTCGGCGGCTACCAGAGCCTGGGAGCTGCCTTCGACGCGCGGATCGCGCGTCACCCGGAGAAAGCCGCTCTCACCGTCACCCGTGGCACTGCCGAGGAAGACGACGAGAACCTCGGCTTCACGGAGCCGGTGCGGCTCACCCCGCCGCGCGAACCGGACCCCAAGGTGCGGCGCCTGGCGGCGGGAGCCCTCAGGTGACCGCCACCCGCACGGGCGCCGGGATCGCGGCCGCCCTCGACGAAGCCCTGGGCCCGCTCGACGAGACGGCCCGCCGGTCCGTGGAGCTCGACGAGGACGATCAGTTCCCCGCGGACTTCTGTGCCCGCCTCGATGGGTTGGGCCTGTCGGCCTACTACGTACCGACCGAGTGGGGCGGCGCGCTGTCCGACCACGAGGAGATGATCCGGCTCTGGCGCATCGTCGCTCGCCGTGACATCAGTGCACTGACGGCCCACGCCAAGACGTACCTGGGCGTGGCCCCGATCTGGATCGCCGGCAACCCGGAGCAGGCCAGGGCCACCGCTGACGCGGTGATGTCAGGTTCGCCGGTGGCTTGGGCGCTGTCCGAGCCGGAGCACGGTGCCGACCTGCTGAGCGGTTCCGTCACCGCCACGGCGGAGCCCGACGGCTACCGTGTCGACGGCGTGAAGTGGCCGATCAACAACGCCACCCGCTCGAGCCACCTCACTCTGCTCGCGCGCACCGGCCGGGACGGCTCCGGGCGTGGCCAGAGCCTCTTCCTCGTCGACAAGTCGGTGCTGCAGCCGGGTACTTGGCGGACACTGCCGAAGGTGCTGACGCACGGCATCCGCGGAATCGACATCTCCGGCATCGAGTTCGACGGTGCGCTGCTGCCGGCCGACGCATTGATCGGCCCGGAGGGAAGCGGCCTGGAGACGGTGCTGCTCGCGCTCCAGTTCACCCGGACGATGTGCACCGCACTCTCCCTCGGCGCCGGTGAGCACGCGCTGCGACTCGCGGCCCGGTTCGTGGGGGCACGCATCATACAGAAGCGCCCGCTGGCCGAACGGCCCTTCCCGGCCTCGGTCCTGGCCCGCAGCGCCGCGCTGCTGACGGCTACGGAAGCGACCGCGCTGGTCGCCGCCCGTTCGCTCCACAGCCTCACCGCGGAGATGAGCGTGACCTCGGCGGCCGCCAAGGCACTCGCGCCCACACTGGTCGACGCCACGCTGGGGGAGCTCGCCGAACTGCTCGGCGCACGTTCCTTCCTCTCCGACGTGTACGAGTACGGCGCGTTCCAGAAGGTGTGGCGCGACCACCAGATCGTGGCGGTGTTCGACGGCAGTACCCCGGTGAACCGCGCCGCCCTGGTGCAGCAGTTCCCCAAGCTCGTCCGTGGCTTCGCCACCGGCACCGTCGATGCGGCCGGACTGGCAGAAGCCGTCTCGATCGGCAGTCCGGTCCGCCGCGTGGACCGGGGCGCACTGACCATGCTGTCCCGGCAGGGATGCTCCGTCGTGCAGGCGCTGCCCGCACTCGTCGAGTCGATCGGCAGCCGGCCCGCCCCCGCCGGGCTCGCCGACCAGGCCGTCGCACTGGGTGCCATGGCCGACCACCTGCACAGCCAGATGGCCGACGTGGCGCCCGCCGCCCGTCCCCCCATGGCCGCCTACGAGCTGGCCGCCGCCTATGAGCTCTGCTACGCGGGTGCGGCCTGCCTGCACCTGTGGACCACGGGTGAATCCGAGCATGCGGCGGAGCCGCTGTGGCAGGACGGCCTCTGGGTGCGGGCGGCGCTGCGCGCCCTGCTGGCCAGGCTCGCTGCGGTACTGCGAGTGCCGGTGCCGGCTGCCGGGCCCGGCGACGACCGGCTCGACGCCACGCTGGCCGGTCTCGTCGTCGACGCCGCGAACACCGGTGCCCCCATCACCCCGTTCGGGGCGCCGGCGCCCCGAACGCTTCAGCAGGGGAAGGACTCACGTGAGCGCTGAGAAGTTGGACGCACTGTTCGGCGACCCACGGGACCCGGACAACCCGGTCGGCTACGCCGCCGTCCTCGCCGCCGACGAGCGGCACGAGATGCTCGCCGAGGGCGAACGCCTGCTGGAGGCCTACGGCATGAACGCCGAGTTCGTGCCGGCCGCGTACGGTGGCCGACTGGTGCGGGCCGACCGGCTTGCCGAAGTGCAGCGGGCACTGTGGCGACGCGACCCCTGCCTCGGCCTCGGCTACGGCTTCAGCTCCCTCCTCGGATCGGTCAACATCTGGTCCGCCGGCACGCACGAGCAGCGCACGAAGGCAGCCGAGATCCTGCTGGGGGGCGGCCGGATCGCGGCCGCCTTCCACGAACTCGACCACGGCAACGACTTCGCGCACGCCGAGTGCGCTGCCGTTCCGAGCGACGACGGCTGGCTGCTGACCGGGCGCAAGGAGATCGTCACCAATCTGCGCCGTGCCGAGGCCATGGTGCTCTTCGCACGGACCAGTGAGGTCGCGGGCAGCCGCAGCCACAGCCAGTTCTTCGTCACCCGGGACGAGTTGCCGGCCGACCGCGTGCTGGATCTGCCGCGGTTCCCCAGCTCCGGCATGAACGGAGTGCAACTCGGCGGACTGCGGTTCTCCGACTGCCCGATCCCCGGCAACGCGATGCTCGGCCGGCCCGGCCAGGGCATCGAGAACGCCCTGCGCGCCTACCAGCTCAGCCGGGTGGTGCTCCCGGCCATCCTCGTCGGGCCGTTGGACACCGCGCTGCGCCTGGCGCTGGAGTGCGTGCACGAGCGGCGCCTCTACGGTGGCGTCGCCGCCGACCTGCCCTATGTGCGCGCCGCCCTCGCACGCACCTACGCCGACCTGCTGGCCGTCGACGCCTTCTGCGGCGTCGGACTCCGGGCGCTGCACCTGGCCCCGGAGGCCACGCTGCTCTACGCACCGGCGGTGAAGTACCTGACGTCACGGATCGTGCTGGACGCCTTCGAGGATCTGCGTGCGGTCATGGGCGCCCAGGGCTACCTCCGCGAGGGCTCCTACGCGATGTTCCAGAAGCTCGTCAGGGACGCCGCTCCGGCCACCTTCGCCCACATCTCGCGCTCCGCCTGCCTGGTTCTGATCCTGCCGCAACTGCCCCGGCTGGCGCGGAAGTCCTGGCTGGCCGACCCGGCCGCCGCTCGGCAGCTGTTCGACCTCGGCGCGGACCTGCCGCCGCTGGACTTCGACCAGCTCGCCGTCGGCATGCTGTCCGGTGACGGGCTGATCGGCGTGCTGGCCGAGACCGCCGAGCGCGAGTCGGCCGGCAGCCCGGTCGGTCGGTTCGCAGTGCGCTTCAGGGACGAGGTGCTCGCGCTGCGCGACCAGTGCGCCGCACTGGCCCCCTCGGACCTCACGATCGGGGCCTCTCCGGAGGCCTACGCGGTGGCCGACCGGTACACGGTGCTGCTCGCCGCCGCCGCCGCGCTCGCGGTCTGGCGCAGCGATGACCGTCAGCAGGAGGCGGCGCTCCTCGGGATCCTCGACCGGCTCTCCGGACGCCTCGGTGGCGCCCCGGTGCTCACTCCGGACGAGCGCGCGAGTGCCGAGCAGGCGCTGTTCGACATCGCTGTCGAGCGCTTTCAGGACGGGCGGCTCCTCGACCTGTCCGCACGTCATGTTT
The DNA window shown above is from Streptomyces vietnamensis and carries:
- a CDS encoding acyl-CoA dehydrogenase, with product MSAEKLDALFGDPRDPDNPVGYAAVLAADERHEMLAEGERLLEAYGMNAEFVPAAYGGRLVRADRLAEVQRALWRRDPCLGLGYGFSSLLGSVNIWSAGTHEQRTKAAEILLGGGRIAAAFHELDHGNDFAHAECAAVPSDDGWLLTGRKEIVTNLRRAEAMVLFARTSEVAGSRSHSQFFVTRDELPADRVLDLPRFPSSGMNGVQLGGLRFSDCPIPGNAMLGRPGQGIENALRAYQLSRVVLPAILVGPLDTALRLALECVHERRLYGGVAADLPYVRAALARTYADLLAVDAFCGVGLRALHLAPEATLLYAPAVKYLTSRIVLDAFEDLRAVMGAQGYLREGSYAMFQKLVRDAAPATFAHISRSACLVLILPQLPRLARKSWLADPAAARQLFDLGADLPPLDFDQLAVGMLSGDGLIGVLAETAERESAGSPVGRFAVRFRDEVLALRDQCAALAPSDLTIGASPEAYAVADRYTVLLAAAAALAVWRSDDRQQEAALLGILDRLSGRLGGAPVLTPDERASAEQALFDIAVERFQDGRLLDLSARHVSG
- a CDS encoding acyl-CoA dehydrogenase family protein — its product is MTATRTGAGIAAALDEALGPLDETARRSVELDEDDQFPADFCARLDGLGLSAYYVPTEWGGALSDHEEMIRLWRIVARRDISALTAHAKTYLGVAPIWIAGNPEQARATADAVMSGSPVAWALSEPEHGADLLSGSVTATAEPDGYRVDGVKWPINNATRSSHLTLLARTGRDGSGRGQSLFLVDKSVLQPGTWRTLPKVLTHGIRGIDISGIEFDGALLPADALIGPEGSGLETVLLALQFTRTMCTALSLGAGEHALRLAARFVGARIIQKRPLAERPFPASVLARSAALLTATEATALVAARSLHSLTAEMSVTSAAAKALAPTLVDATLGELAELLGARSFLSDVYEYGAFQKVWRDHQIVAVFDGSTPVNRAALVQQFPKLVRGFATGTVDAAGLAEAVSIGSPVRRVDRGALTMLSRQGCSVVQALPALVESIGSRPAPAGLADQAVALGAMADHLHSQMADVAPAARPPMAAYELAAAYELCYAGAACLHLWTTGESEHAAEPLWQDGLWVRAALRALLARLAAVLRVPVPAAGPGDDRLDATLAGLVVDAANTGAPITPFGAPAPRTLQQGKDSRER